Proteins encoded in a region of the Drosophila gunungcola strain Sukarami chromosome 3L unlocalized genomic scaffold, Dgunungcola_SK_2 000005F, whole genome shotgun sequence genome:
- the LOC128259563 gene encoding nucleosome-remodeling factor subunit NURF301 isoform X10, whose product MSGRGSRKRGRPPKTPNERATGRFNYQLLKKPKYLSEGKSQPSTPSASRGISPQSDEGSRSSHNNHNRGNRGSAAKRGRGRKSTVQPNTSSFAGRKGYESEYHYGSDFGESEEDKSDIEDDMLLTPSDDESLEAANESESEFSVCSFNQNGVSRPLRPPSPEPVWLQEGRQYAALELPDSSEDLSIANVHVLRALSIYEVLRRFRHLVRLSPFRFEDFCAALACEEQSALLADVHVMLLKAILREEDAQGTHFGPLDQKDTVNISLYLIDALTWPEVLRSYVESDKTFDRNVFHILSRTEYPYTGIESRLEVLQFLTDQYLTANSIRDVMLQEGPIHYDDHCRVCHRLGDLLCCETCPAVYHLECVDPPMNDVPTEDWQCGLCRSHKVSGVMDCVLPQEKQGVLIRHDSLGVDRHGRKYWFIARRIFIEDQEDCTCWYYSTISKLKLLVNRLDSEELETRLHSNLTERQGEIERQMKLTETLTNEHKHTKRSLIEIEQEATNELFEKKEMVEDAEDGNAKTETHSMEGLKKQEESKMVTRQKSNQLSTGTLHFKLGMEQGFKNYVNQYSTNPIALNKPQRNEERDKRRHLSHKFSLTTASDFKWIGITMGTTENMITTLRQTLINFEANIAAPFLNTNWVVNKKVWNSAVMNARRASDFAAVLLLFQSSLKSVVFANVWHEQLGHTTLHRITSAEREERKKLEKREKRERDDEEERNRLAFNYIKYTLGLKHQVWKQKGEEYRVHGQWGWLWLSSSRRCGVRARRPQPLLHNKVYVHYTMGGENDVNEIILVDPRTQRFMQQCQSSNIDGQVCHYLPEQYTNVKVIEDVEKKMMGHIDVSKALNAPGRSFYPKVARKCRLDDLLDRRIKLAEVEEQIACSDASDIKPLVISSPHVAANNKQTCLEKRLLRLTEVPSKGGTANVNLELVNSLAKQIQTVRLQFSQLNRFAKIFRCYTKECNTNSNAVSQITQNTCYSPLCLQKARAKKELLLLLRKAHTAGNGSKETVAAILGAVKKPSILEQKLTEGKRDSNQVVTDESDEGKPGESEAPLDLLQDWEHGRSNAVPFTELLLSECLLLEQEFGTNARIKEEDGPNAGSNTNTDSNTQDSDKLDYIESMDVCSNVEIESTEDSIVGGINSSCSGANAEDIDVTSGWRRKRNQKSKKTYIGTKDVLDQTLDKDIPLNKQNRRFPITARSVKRECIKKYDREYFDNGKERVYSSNSPRGRVYLLSAPSKLYEQAVKTEDKMTISKKPSYSRYPLISNFFTHKKKRSLLVLPRFELLKLARLGGKSSTNGFHHAAKNNTIWQYQCSRPLFRTCWSYRTSNATSLSSLALQLRILWSCLRWDDMIAKPPSTDGKHQVTTETEIVTLELLKLRHAGRYGEKTSYLRRKVVIPLEMPKTIREVTSIRSGLRKRKRAESPQPTEPQITEEWVEEDKLELWEIKFIGEKQEKARLSAVTRSVASRQLEASGTIAPSTSANGIPGGAGRVQLTPKSSEDVKEKMEQQLKLQRAVHQQRKLGGTSEVTRSVTPVKGQVIGSRRVIVKNPDGTTRIIQQAVTQVSRTATTTPNTPATATASSTVNNMSSTQSTSSTPTPHKVQIIRGPDGKVSVRGLNPGQQLVQMPDGKLHVLTTTTTSNVAAQGTKIKVPIRPASTPSSPAVTSAPTTANQVTPVIKQIAVKHVTKNSGTQSVASSQRVALPLAQIKNKLLLAQQQQQAAVASASTSSSPSVQKVVSKVVNTSSSGHNLQQVFVQSGSKLVVGQNAQGQKVIISTSPAQQQGSSPAQQQQLVQSQVLSQQIQQSPQQQISMTQVGSQPTQKVIQQIVNTSNVQQQIVVGGQRIILSPGQTIVTQRNVPQSQALQMVQQQIQTQQQQQQQQHVVQPQQQFVVQSNQIVQSSPSTQTKLVKQLVVQQQSQPSIDEKAQITTVDVNESGTQQVLVPNSTLAQQLAQGKLQVATVNGQQVIVKPLGNNQAQIVAHIKHQGDGNAHIVTNNSVTAMAQASPQSSPVKQQALQSQSPQAVVVQQQQVPQQSTTNYDNSIAQQPVVAQGQAQQQPLSVEESLLQNQPPGTVIKCVTAQVLQTEHGPRIVLQGLVGNDFTAQQLQLVQTQVKQQLMKAQESNGKLGVLGPTKIYLAVQPETSVQSQPPPLTPVHQSATHQQF is encoded by the exons aTGAGCGGACGCGGCAGCCGTAAACGTGGTCGGCCGCCAAAGACGCCCAACGAGCGGGCCACAGGGCGCTTTAACTACCAGCTGCTCAAGAAGCCCAAGTATCTCAGCGAGGGCAAGTCGCAGCCCAGCACGCCATCTGCCTCCAGGGGTATCTCTCCCCAGAGCGACGAGGGCAGCAGGAGCAGtcacaacaaccacaaccGCGGAAATCGCGGGAGCGCCGCCAAGAGGGGACGCGGTCGCAAGTCTACCGTGCAGCCCAACACCAGCAGCTTTGCTGGAAGGAAAG GGTACGAGTCAGAATATCACTACGGATCTGATTTTGGAGAGTCTGAAGAAGACAAATCAGACATTGAGGATGACATGCTACTTACACCCAGTGACGACGAGAGCCTGGAAGCGGCCAATGAGAGCGAATCTGAATTCTCCGTATGTAGCTTCAACCAAAATGGAGTTAGTCGTCCTCTTCGTCCGCCTAGCCCAGAACCTGTATGGCTGCAGGAAGGTCGGCAATATGCAGCGCTTGAACTGCCCGATTCGTCGGAGGATCTATCTATAGCCAATGTCCACGTATTGCGTGCACTGAGTATTTATGAAGTACTACGACGTTTTCGCCACTTGGTCCGCCTCTCGCCATTCCGATTTGAAGACTTTTGCGCAGCCTTAGCTTGTGAGGAGCAAAGTGCGTTATTGGCAGACGTACATGTTATGCTGCTAAAGGCGATCTTACGCGAAGAGGACGCTCAGGGTACACATTTTGGCCCCCTAGATCAAAAGGATACTGTTAATATAAGTCTTTACCTGATTGATGCTTTAACGTGGCCGGAAGTTTTACGCAGCTATGTTGAAAGTGACAAGACATTTGATCGCAACGTGTTCCATATTTTAAGCCGAACTGAATACCCGTATACGGGCATAGAAAGCCGTCTTGAAGTGCTCCAGTTCTTGACAGATCAATATTTAACGGCCAATTCCATACGCGATGTAATGCTCCAGGAAGGGCCCATTCATTATGACGACCATTGCCGCGTGTGCCACCGACTTGGTGATTTATTATGCTGCGAAACGTGCCCTGCCGTTTATCATTTGGAATGTGTGGACCCTCCAATGAATGACGTACCTACTGAGGATTGGCAGTGCGGGCTTTGTCGATCACATAAGGTAAGTGGCGTAATGGACTGCGTCCTGCCCCAGGAAAAACAGGGCGTGCTTATCCGGCATGATAGCCTGGGTGTTGATCGTCATGGGCGCAAATATTGGTTTATTGCACGGCGTATTTTTATAGAGGATCAGGAGGATTGCACTTGCTGGTATTATAGTACGATAAGTAAGCTAAAATTGCTAGTAAACCGATTGGATTCCGAAGAATTGGAAACTCGGCTGCATAGCAACTTAACAGAACGACAAGGCGAAATCGAACGCCAAATGAAACTTACTGAGACTTTAACTAACGAGCACAAACATACTAAGCGaagtttaattgaaatagAACAAGAGGCTACAAAtgaattatttgaaaaaaaggaaatggtTGAGGATGCTGAAGATGGTAATGCCAAAACCGAAACCCATTCGATGGAGGgattaaaaaaacaggaagAAAGCAAAATGGTAACTCGTCAGAAATCGAATCAGTTGAGTACTGGTACGCTTCATTTTAAACTTGGTATGGAGCAAGGattcaaaaattatgttaaccAGTATTCAACAAACCCAATCGCCCTTAACAAGCCGCAACGGAACGAGGAGCGGGATAAGCGGCGTCATTTGTCCCACAAGTTTTCGTTAACGACTGCTTCCGATTTTAAATGGATTGGGATTACCATGGGAACTACCGAAAATATGATAACAACGCTTAGACAGACGTTGATTAACTTCGAAGCCAATATTGCAGCTCCATTTTTAAACACAAACTGGGTGGTTAACAAAAAAGTTTGGAATTCTGCTGTAATGAATGCCCGCCGCGCTTCGGATTTTGCAGCCGTATTGCTACTGTTTCAATCGTCCCTAAAGAGTGTTGTTTTTGCTAATGTCTGGCACGAACAACTTGGTCATACAACTTTGCATCGCATAACAAGTGCCGAACGAGAAGAGCGAAAAAAACTGGAAAAGCGCGAGAAACGCGAGCGGGATGATGAGGAAGAACGTAATCGCCTAGCATTCAACTACATAAAGTATACCCTGGGTCTTAAGCATCAAGTCTGGAAGCAAAAAGGAGAGGAATATCGTGTTCACGGCCAGTGGGGCTGGCTTTGGCTCTCAAGCAGTCGACGCTGTGGTGTTCGTGCCCGCCGACCTCAACCTCTTCTACACAACAAAGTGTATGTCCACTACACAATGGGAGGTGAAAATGAtgttaatgaaattatattaGTCGACCCACGCACTCAGCGATTTATGCAACAATGTCAGTCAAGCAATATTGATGGCCAGGTTTGTCACTATTTACCGGAGCAATATACAAATGTAAAAGTAATCGaagatgttgaaaaaaaaatgatgggCCACATCGATGTAAGTAAAGCACTTAATGCTCCAGGGCGTAGTTTTTATCCGAAAGTGGCTCGCAAATGTCGGTTAGATGATCTATTGGATCGTCGTATTAAACTGGCCGAGGTCGAAGAGCAGATTGCCTGTAGCGATGCCTCTGATATTAAACCGCTTGTAATTTCGTCTCCACACGTTGCAGCCAACAACAAACAGACGTGTCTAGAGAAGCGATTACTCCGCCTTACTGAAGTCCCATCAAAGGGGGGTACTGCAAACGTAAATTTGGAACTCGTTAATTCGCTggctaaacaaattcaaacaGTGCGCTTGCAATTTAGCCAACTAAATCGTTTTGCTAAGATATTTCGTTGCTACACAAAGGAGTGTAATACAAATTCAAACGCCGTATCCCAAATAACTCAAAACACTTGCTACTCGCCGTTGTGTCTTCAAAAAGCGCGAGCCAAAAAAgaacttttgttgttgttacgcAAGGCGCATACTGCAGGAAACGGCTCAAAAGAGACGGTTGCCGCTATATTGGGGGCAGTAAAAAAACCATCTATTCTCGAGCAAAAGCTCACTGAGGGTAAGAGAGATTCCAATCAAGTAGTGACGGATGAATCAGATGAAGGGAAACCAGGGGAATCCGAAGCGCCATTGGATTTACTTCAGGATTGGGAACACGGTCGCTCGAACGCTGTTCCTTTTACAGAATTATTATTAAGCGAATGCTTGCTGCTTGAACAAGAATTCGGAACCAACGCAAGAATCAAAGAAGAAGATGGTCCAAACGCCGGAAGCAATACAAATACAGACTCTAACACTCAAGACTCTGATAAATTGGATTATATCGAGAGTATGGATGTTTGCAGTAATGTTGAAATTGAGAGTACTGAAGACTCTATTGTAGGTGGCATAAACTCATCATGTTCAGGAGCTAACGCAGAAGATATTGATGTGACAAGCGGATGGCGGCGAAAACGTAatcaaaaatctaaaaaaaccTATATTGGTACAAAAGATGTTTTAGATCAGACGTTAGACAAGGACATACCACTTAACAAACAGAACCGCAGATTTCCAATCACTGCACGATCAGTAAAACGcgaatgcataaaaaaatatgaccGGGAATATTTTGATAATGGAAAGGAGCGCGTCTATTCCTCTAATTCACCTCGGGGTCGTGTATACCTCCTTAGTGCCCCTTCCAAGTTATACGAGCAAGCTGTAAAAACAGAGGACAAAATGACAATTTCAAAAAAGCCATCATATTCACGGTACCCTCTTATCTCAAATTTCTTTACTCATAAAAAGAAACGAAGCCTATTGGTGCTGCCGCGTTTCGAGCTGCTTAAGCTGGCCCGTCTGGGAGGAAAATCATCAACCAATGGTTTTCATCACGCtgcaaaaaataacacaatttggCAATATCAGTGCTCGCGTCCCCTATTCCGAACGTGCTGGTCCTATCGCACGTCTAATGCCACTTCGTTATCCAGTCTAGCTCTTCAACTTCGAATATTGTGGTCGTGTCTTCGCTGGGACGATATGATAGCGAAGCCTCCTTCCACTGATGGGAAGCATCAGGTTACAACGGAAACTGAAATTGTAACTTTAGAGTTGTTAAAACTTCGACATGCAGGACGCTATGGCGAAAAAACTAGCTATTTGCGGCGAAAAGTTGTCATTCCACTTGAAATGCCTAAGACTATAAGAg AAGTAACATCCATACGATCCGGGCTGCGAAAACGAAAGCGCGCTGAATCCCCCCAGCCAACTGAGCCACAAATTACCGAGGAATGGGTCGAGGAAGATAAACTAGAACTatgggaaattaaatttattggagAGAAACAGGAAAAGGCACGCTTATCAGCGGTAACGCGATCTGTAGCATCCCGACAACTGGAGGCAAGTGGTACTATTGCTCCAAGCACTTCAGCTAATGGAATTCCAGGCGGAGCTGGTCGCGTTCAATTGACACCTAAATCGAGTGAAGACGTAAAGGAAAAAATGGAACAACAATTGAAATTGCAACGCGCTGTTCACCAGCAGAGAAAATTGGGCGGCACTAGCGAAGTCACTCGTTCTGTTACCCCAG TTAAGGGCCAAGTTATTGGTAGTAGGCGTGTCATTGTCAAAAACCCTGATGGAACAACACGAATCATTCAGCAAGCAGTTACACAAGTTTCACgaacagcaacaactacacCAAACACGCCAGCGACAGCGACTGCATCCTCCACTGTAAACAACATGTCTAGCACGCAATCTACTTCATCTACTCCTACACCTCATAAGGTGCAAATCATAAGGGGGCCAGATGGCAAGGTCAGCGTACGCGGATTAAACCCTGGTCAGCAGCTTGTTCAGATGCCGGACGGAAAATTGCATGTGCTGACAACCACAACTACATCAAATGTAGCAGCGCAAG gaACCAAAATAAAGGTTCCCATCAGGCCGGCTTCTACACCGTCATCACCAGCAGTAACGTCAGCACCGACTACTGCAAATCAAGTAACACcagtaataaaacaaattgcagTTAAGCATGTCACGAAGAATTCCGGGACTCAATCTGTAGCATCTTCACAGCGTGTTGCTTTACCGCTGGCACAAATTAAGAATAAATTGTTGCTggcccaacagcagcagcaagcgGCAGTGGCATCTGCATCAACATCTTCGTCGCCGTCCGTTCAAAAGGTAGTTTCAAAAGTGGTGAACACGAGTTCCTCTGGACATAACCTCCAACAAGTATTCGTTCAGTCCGGTTCAAAATTGGTGGTAGGCCAAAACGCACAGGGGCAAAAAGTTATTATATCCACCTCACCTGCACAACAACAAGGCTCATCACCAgctcaacagcaacaacttgTGCAATCTCAAGTTCTTTCACAACAAATTCAACAATCACCTCAGCAGCAAATCTCAATGACCCAGGTCGGAAGTCAGCCAACGCAAAAAGTAATCCAGCAAATTGTTAACACCAGCAACGTCCAACAGCAGATTGTAGTTGGCGGCCAACGGATCATTTTGAGCCCCGGTCAAACTATAGTCACTCAGAGAAACGTGCCGCAGAGTCAAGCGTTGCAGATGGTTCAGCAGCAAATTCAaacccagcagcagcagcagcaacaacagcatgTTGTTCAACCCCAGCAGCAATTTGTTGTCCAATCGAACCAGATTGTTCAATCTTCCCCAAGTACACAAACGAAGTTGGTTAAACAACTTGTGGTTCAACAACAATCACAGCCTTCAATTGATGAAAAAGCACAAATCACCACAGTAGATGTTAATGAATCTGGTACGCAACAAGTGCTTGTTCCAAACTCCACTTTAGCCCAGCAATTGGCGCAAGGCAAGTTACAGGTGGCCACCGTAAACGGTCAACAAGTTATCGTTAAACCATTGGGAAATAATCAGGCGCAAATCGTAGCACATATAAAACACCAAGGCGATGGGAACGCTCACATAGTAACAAATAATTCAGTCACTGCAATGGCGCAAGCAAGTCCACAAAGCTCACCAGTCAAACAGCAAGCCCTCCAATCACAAAGTCCTCAGGCAGTCGttgtccagcagcagcaagtcCCTCAGCAGTCAACCACTAACTACGATAACTCAATCGCACAACAGCCCGTTGTTGCCCAGGGACAAGCTCAGCAGCAACCCTTAAGTGTTGAAGAAAGTCTTCTTCAAAATCAGCCTCCTGGAACAGTTATTAAATGTGTTACGGCTCAAGTATTACAAACGGAGCATGGGCCTCGTATAGTATTGCAGGGCCTGGTAGGCAACGACTTCACGGCACAGCAATTGCAACTAGTGCAAACTCAGGTGAAGCAGCAATTAATGAAGG CTCAAGAATCAAATGGCAAACTCGGTGTTCTAGGcccaacaaaaatatatttagcggTTCAGCCGGAAACTTCAGTTCAATCACAACCACCTCCTCTTACCCCAGTTCACCAATCGGCTACGCATCAGCAA TTCTAG